The Vibrio gallaecicus genome contains a region encoding:
- a CDS encoding YihD family protein — protein MKCHRIEELLELMEPEWQKDQELNLLEFIIKLSQEAGYEGKLEDLTDDVLIYHLKMRNSQKDDMIPGLKKDQEDDFKTAILKARGII, from the coding sequence ATGAAGTGCCATCGAATTGAAGAGTTATTGGAACTGATGGAGCCTGAATGGCAAAAAGACCAAGAACTGAACTTGCTCGAATTTATCATCAAGCTATCACAAGAGGCCGGTTACGAAGGTAAACTTGAAGATCTCACCGACGACGTGCTGATCTACCACCTAAAAATGCGTAACAGCCAAAAAGACGACATGATTCCTGGTCTTAAAAAGGATCAAGAAGATGATTTTAAAACTGCAATTTTAAAAGCTCGAGGCATTATTTAG
- a CDS encoding sporulation protein has translation MSFFKKTLASFGIGSAKVDSVLQQEVLYPGEKANITVHVYGGSQAQEIDNIDLNLCCRYIKEVPVDSNGRESSQTRRMHQTYSLVKWSLPYAFTIQPGETRDFECELDVPLNTPVTIGDAKVWLETGLDIAMAVDPSDKDILTVRPDKLLDSILSELEEQGLRIRQVECEAVDGFELPFVQEFEFVPTTGPYHGRWRELEVVAHRSETELQLWFEIDRNRHGAKGMLASLLGIGQLKRQLSLPLDTPPEEAGKRVIEYLESVS, from the coding sequence ATGTCGTTCTTCAAGAAAACGTTAGCCAGCTTTGGCATTGGATCTGCAAAAGTGGATTCAGTTTTGCAACAGGAAGTGCTTTATCCAGGCGAAAAAGCCAACATAACTGTACATGTTTATGGTGGTTCCCAAGCGCAAGAGATCGATAATATTGATTTGAACCTGTGCTGTCGCTACATAAAAGAAGTGCCGGTTGATTCAAATGGGCGCGAAAGTTCACAAACTCGCCGTATGCACCAAACTTACTCTTTGGTGAAGTGGAGCCTACCTTATGCGTTTACCATTCAGCCCGGCGAAACTCGTGATTTTGAGTGCGAGTTGGATGTCCCACTCAATACTCCTGTCACTATTGGTGATGCGAAAGTTTGGTTGGAAACGGGGTTAGATATCGCGATGGCGGTTGATCCATCAGATAAAGATATCTTAACGGTTCGACCTGATAAATTGCTCGACAGCATTCTCAGTGAGTTAGAAGAACAAGGTCTTCGTATTCGCCAGGTGGAATGTGAAGCGGTAGATGGTTTTGAGCTTCCTTTTGTCCAAGAGTTTGAGTTTGTTCCAACGACAGGTCCTTACCATGGGCGCTGGAGAGAACTTGAAGTTGTGGCTCATCGAAGCGAAACTGAGCTGCAATTATGGTTTGAGATTGACCGAAATCGTCACGGCGCCAAAGGTATGCTAGCCAGCTTACTTGGTATTGGTCAGTTAAAACGACAGTTAAGTTTGCCGCTTGATACTCCTCCTGAAGAAGCCGGTAAGCGAGTGATTGAATATCTAGAGTCGGTTTCTTAA
- the ccoG gene encoding cytochrome c oxidase accessory protein CcoG, whose amino-acid sequence MSQDKIDIKDVTPKTFNPKTHKGNGDRFNPSNRIYVRESKGKFQQLRRYGGWFLLLLFALIPWIPFGERQAILLDIGSQQFNFFGTTLYPQDLTLLAILFVIAAFALFFITTFLGRVWCGYLCPQTVWTFMYIWFEEKLEGAANKRRKQDSGKLTPNLLMRKTLKHIAWIAIALATGFTFVGYFIPVKELVVDFFTFNASFWPAFWILFFAGCTYANAGWMRSIVCLHMCPYARFQSAMFDKDTFIVGYDPKRGESRGPRSRKADPKALGLGDCIDCNLCVQVCPTGIDIRDGLQYECINCGACIDACDKTMDRMGYEKGLINYTTEHRLDGHDTKVMRPKLLGYGAILLIMIGLFFVQIASVDPAGLSVLRDRNQLFRVNNEGFIENTYTLKIINKTQQLQEYTFNVEGIPNVTWYGKQSVEVQPGEVLNLPISLGADPEKLSSPVSTIQFILSDSEEFTIEVESRFIKKL is encoded by the coding sequence ATGAGTCAGGATAAAATCGATATCAAAGATGTGACTCCTAAAACCTTTAACCCAAAGACACATAAAGGTAACGGAGATCGATTTAACCCAAGTAACCGTATTTACGTACGTGAAAGTAAAGGTAAATTCCAGCAATTACGTCGTTATGGCGGTTGGTTCTTACTGCTACTTTTTGCCCTTATTCCGTGGATACCATTTGGTGAACGACAAGCGATCTTATTGGATATCGGTAGCCAACAATTTAACTTCTTTGGCACTACTTTATACCCTCAAGATCTGACTTTACTCGCCATATTATTTGTTATCGCGGCTTTTGCTCTCTTTTTTATAACCACCTTCTTAGGTCGGGTTTGGTGTGGTTATCTTTGCCCACAAACCGTTTGGACCTTTATGTATATTTGGTTCGAAGAGAAACTAGAAGGCGCAGCTAACAAACGAAGAAAACAAGATTCAGGGAAGCTCACCCCTAACTTGTTAATGCGTAAAACGCTTAAACACATAGCCTGGATAGCCATAGCCCTTGCCACCGGCTTCACATTTGTTGGTTACTTTATCCCTGTAAAAGAACTGGTCGTCGATTTCTTTACCTTTAATGCATCATTTTGGCCAGCCTTTTGGATTCTATTCTTTGCGGGCTGTACTTATGCAAATGCCGGCTGGATGCGTTCGATAGTATGCTTACACATGTGTCCATACGCTCGATTCCAATCTGCAATGTTTGATAAAGATACTTTCATTGTTGGTTATGATCCTAAACGCGGTGAAAGCCGAGGACCTCGTTCTCGTAAAGCTGATCCAAAAGCACTTGGTCTTGGTGACTGTATTGACTGTAATTTATGTGTTCAGGTGTGCCCAACAGGGATAGATATCCGTGATGGTTTGCAATATGAGTGCATTAACTGCGGCGCATGTATTGATGCTTGTGATAAAACAATGGATCGCATGGGCTACGAGAAAGGTCTAATCAATTACACAACTGAGCATCGACTCGATGGCCACGATACAAAAGTCATGCGTCCTAAACTGCTAGGGTATGGTGCTATATTATTAATTATGATTGGTCTGTTCTTCGTTCAGATAGCCAGTGTCGACCCTGCAGGTTTGAGTGTATTAAGAGACCGTAACCAATTGTTTAGAGTTAACAATGAAGGTTTTATTGAAAACACTTACACACTTAAAATCATTAATAAAACCCAGCAACTTCAGGAATACACGTTCAATGTTGAAGGCATACCTAATGTTACTTGGTACGGAAAACAATCGGTAGAAGTGCAGCCAGGTGAAGTATTGAATTTACCTATAAGCTTAGGGGCTGATCCTGAAAAACTCAGCTCACCGGTTTCTACAATTCAGTTTATACTCTCTGATAGTGAAGAATTTACCATTGAAGTAGAAAGCCGCTTTATTAAGAAGCTGTAA